Part of the Terrisporobacter glycolicus ATCC 14880 = DSM 1288 genome is shown below.
CTAAAGTTTCTCTAATTGGTGCCTTATTAGCTCTTTCTCTATATCCTCTTTTATGAAGAGCAGTTCCTGATGTATCTATTGTTAATGTTACTTTGTCCTTGTGTATAAATACAAATATAGGATATTTTTCTTTATCTTCTTTTAATAATCCTGTTTCTAAATAGCTTTTCTTTAAACTTTCAACTATAGCTTTTTTTACTATAGATTGTATATCTGGTGTTGAATATAGCTTTGATTTTATTGAAGATGCCTTTGAAATAGGAAACTGTGCACCAAAAGGTATATACTTGGACCAGTTTATTCTCTTTGTTCCTTCAAATAGTTCGTCAAAGCTTTTAGCTTCAAATTCCGCTACTTTAAGATGAACTCTTTCTGCACATCTTAAGTAAATATTTGATTTAGCAATACCTGCTTCATCAGTTTTATATGTAACCCTTCCATCTTCTGTTTTAATTATTTCATAACCTAAATTTTGTATTTCTCTGTTTAACATTTTTTCCACACCAAAAAAACATGGTGCTACTAAAGTATATTCTTTTTTCATCTGTTCCTCCTGTTCTTAATTCATGCTTCCCATTTTGTAACCATTTAAATCTAAGGTAACGTATTTAAAACCTATTTCTTTAAACTTTAGATTTACTTTATTTATCATATCATCATCGTAAAATTTGCAAATTTCCTTTTTATCAACTTCTATTCTTGCAATATTGTCATGAACTCTTACTCTATACTGACTAAAATTATTATCTTGTAAAAAATTTTCCCCTTCTTCTATCATCCTAAGCTTTTCTTTAGTTATTTTATCCCCTACTGGTATTCTAGTAGCCAAGCAAGAAAAGGAAGGTTTTTTATATGTGGCAACATTTAATTCTTTTGATAAAATTCTAATTTCTTCTTTGCTTAATTTAGCATTTTTTAAAGGACTTATTATGTTTAATTCATCTAAGGCCTTTAATCCAGGTCTATAGTCATCTAAGTCACTTAAATTAGTTCCATCAAGTATATATTTAATATTATGTTCACTTGCTATTTCTTTTATTTTACTAAATACAAATTTCTTACAATGATAACATCTTAAAGGTCCATTTTCTATAAATTCTTGTGAGTCCAGATTATCAATGTTGCAAAGAACATGGTTAACCCCATATTCTTTCGCATAATTTACAGATTCTTCAATTTCTCTACTTGAATGCATCATAGCACTAATAGTAATAGCCATAACATTTTCCCCTAGTACATCCTTTGCAACTTTTAATAAAAAATTACTATCTACGCCTCCTGAATATGCTATTGCTACTTTTTTCATTTCTTTTAAATTATTAGTCAATAAATTTAATTTATCATTTAATATTTTATCCATATGTTTTATCCCACCCACTTGAAATAATTTATCTTCTCTAGTATATATAAAGATTTTTAATAAATCAAACTTTAAATTTTGCTTTGATTGGTCTTTTACTGTAATAAATAATTTACACTATAAACTTTTTCATTTTCTTTATATACTCTCGTAACTCTTCTATTAATCATGCATAAAACTTCATAATTAATAGTATCGTTCCTTTTTGCATTTTCTTCTGCACTAATCTCTCTTATATCATTATCTATAATTGTAACTTCATCACCTATTTCTATATTCATGTCTAAAGGGGCTTTAACCATACATTGGTCCATGCACACTCTTCCCACTACCTCTAATATTTCTCCTTTTATAGAAACCTTAGGATTACGTTGAATTCTATTAAATCCATCTGCATATCCTATCGAAATTGTAACTATCTTACTCTTTTCACTTGTTTTATAAATATGACCGTAACTAATGCCCACATTTTCATCTAGTATTTTGACATTAGTTACAGCTGATTTTAATTTTAGACATGGTTTTAACTCTATATCCCTATTTACTTCGTCTGATGGATAATATCCATATAATATGATACCTATTCTAACCATATTAAATAAATCTTTATTTAAATCAATTATTGCTGCACTATTTGCAACATGTTTTATTGGTATATTAATATTTAAATTAGTTAATTCCTCAATTACCTTTTCATATCTCTTTAACTGAATTAATGTAGTTGTTTTATCTTTTTCGTCTGCCTTTGCGAAATGAGTAAAAATACCTTCAATATATATATTTTTAAAATTATTTATCTCTTTAATATATTTTGTAGCTTCTTTAGCTAAAAATCCTAATCTACTCATTCCTGTATCAACCTTTATATGTACCTTAGCTCTTTTATTTAATTTTTTTCCTATTTCATCTATTTTTTTAGCATATTCCAAGTTGTATACTGTAATAGAGATATCTTTTTCTATTGCTTCTTTTATCATATGTATATCTGTGTATCCTAAACACAAAATAGGTAAATTAATATCATTATTTCTAAGTTCCAATCCTTCTTCTATTCTAGCCACTGCAAAAAAATCTATATTCTTATCTTCTAAGTATTTAGAAACCTTCACAGAACCACATCCATATGCATTTGCTTTTACAACACAACATATTTTCATATTTTCTTTCAAACTATTCTTTATTTCTTTTAAATTGTAGCCTATGCTATTTAGGTTAATTTCAGCCCATGTTCCTGATTTGATTATCATCTTTACCTCCTCAAATCTTTTGATATTATTTTATTATATAATTTCATATTTTTTTTTACAATAAATATAATATTTTTTAATCCAACAGTATTATATCTTATATAAAAATTTATTATTCTATCTATTTTTTAAAACAAAAATATTTTTTGATTTATTTAAATTTTCTTATATTTATATGGCATTTTACACTTTAAAATATAACAATTATACTTTCGAAAATTTTATCGAATTTTATATAAAAAAGTATTGTTATATTTAAAAGAAAATTATATAATGATACAGGATTATTTGAAGAAATGCTTTTCAAGTAAAAGCAAAATAATAAACTTACTTAAAAAATGAATATTGAAAGGAAAATGTAATAATGAGTCAAAAATTACAAAAAAACTTAGGACTTGCTGCTGCATTATCTACAGTTGTAGGTATGGTTATTGGTGGTGGAGTATTCTTTAAACCACAAGCGGTTTACACTTTAACAGGAGGGGCACCAGGGCTTGGAGTATTAGCTTGGTTTTTAGCTGGTATACTTACAATTACTGCTGGTTTAACTGCTGCTGAGGTTTCTGCTGCTATTCCTAGAACTGGTGGTATGATGGTTTACATTGAAGAAATTTATGGTAAAAAATTAGGAATGTTAACAGGTTGGATGCAATCAGCATTATTCTTCCCTGCTACAATTGCTGCATTAGCAGTTATGTTTGGTAACCAAACTTGTATATTACTTGGATTAAATGAAAGCATTGCTATCCCAATATCAATTGCTACGGTATTATTAATAAGTATATTAAACACATTTGGAAGTAAGACTTCTGGTATTATACAAACGGTTGCAACTATAGCAAAACTAGTTCCACTTGCTATAATAATAGTATTCGGTTTCATTAAAGGTGGTGGAGGTAATCCTATAGCTACTCCGCTAGTTGCTGAAGGTGTATCTCCTGCATCAGTAATAGGGCAAGTATTAATAGCTATATTATTTGCTTATGATGGATGGATTAATGTTGGTGCTATAGCTGGCGAAATGAAAAACCCGGGAAAAGATTTACCAAAAGCCATCGTTGGTGGTTTATCAGTAACTATGGCTGTTTATATTGTAATAAACATAGCTTATTTATGGGTATTACCAGCTGATCAAATAGCTCAATTTGCTAACCCAGCTTCTGCTGTTGCTCAAGTATTATTCGGAGAAATAGGTGGCAAAGTTGTTACTGCTGGTATATTAATTTCAGTATTTGGATGTATGAACGGATATTTATTAACTGGTCCAAGAGTTCTTTATACTTTAGGATCACAAAAATCATTACCAGGATACAAAATTGTTGGTGCTTTAAATAAAAATAATGTTCCTGCTAAAGCAACATTAATAATGGGTGTTTTATCATCATTATATGCATTATCTGGACAATTTAATTTATTAAGTGACTTATCAATGTTCGCTGTATGGTCATTCTATGTATTAACTTTCATAGGTGTTATAATCCTAAGAAAAAAACAACCAGATTTACACAGACCATATAAAGTTCCTATGTATCCATTTATACCAATGATAGCTATAGCTGGTGGATTATTTGTTGTATTAAATCAATTATTATTTGCTGGTATTACAAATACTATAATTTCACTTGGTGGAGTTTTAGTCACGCTAGCTGGTTTACCTCTTTACAACATAGCTCAAAAGCAAGTTGCTAAAGAAAATAACAGTAATGACTTAAATAAAGTTGCATAATAAAAATAAAAGAGCTTTCTTCATACTTATTGAAGAAGGTTTTTTTAATATAAGAAACAAACTTTAATTTTTCATAAATACATAAAAAATATCCTTTTACAAATATTAATATATAATTTAGGGAATTAAATCACCTACAATTAAATTTTAATATTTTACAAATTAACATTTTTTGTTGAATTTATAGTTTTCATTTAGAAAATATGTTTGAAAGGAAATTTAGATTATGAGTCAAAAATTACAAAAAAATTTAGGTCTTACTGCAGCTTTATCTACAGTTATTGGTATGGTTATTGGTGGTGGAGTATTTTTCAAACCCCAAGCAGTTTACGCTTTAACTGGTGGAGAGCCTGGACTTGGTATGATAGCTTGGGTAGTAGCTGGAGTTATAACAATAGCTGCTGGTCTTACTGCAGCAGAAATTTCTGCTGCAATTCCAAAAACAGGTGGCATGATGGTTTATATTGAAGAGGTTTATGGTAAGAAGCTTGGTGTTCTAACAGGTTGGATGCAATGCGCTTTATTTTTCCCTGCTACTGTAGCTGCACTGGCAGTTATGTTTGGTAATCAAAGTGCAACACTAATAGGAAACAAGAATTTAATAGTTCCCATAACCTTAGGTGTTATTTTGCTTATCAGTGTTTTAAATACTCTAAGTTCTAAGACAACGGGACTTATACAAATAATAGCTACAGTTTGTAAATTAATTCCTCTTGTTTTAATAATAATATTTGGTTTTATAAAAGGTAATGGAAATAACCCTATAACTTCTCCTTTAGTAGGCTCGGGTGTATCTACTGGATCTATTATAGGTCAGTTATTAATTGCCATATTATTTGCATATGATGGGTGGATTAACGTTGGTGCCATAGCAGGAGAAATGAAAAACCCTGGTAAAGATCTCCCAAAAGCTATCGTTGGTGGTTTAGCTTTTGTTATGGTTGTTTATATAATAATAAATGTTGCTTATTTATGGGTTTTGCCAGCAAGTGAGCTAGCACGCTTTGATTCACCAGCTTCTGCAGTAGCAGAAGTAATATTTGGACCTATTGGTGGAAAACTTATAACTACAGGTATTTTGATTTCTGTGTTTGGTTGTATTAATGGTTATTTATTAACTGCTCCTAGAGTTCTCTACACTTTAGGTCAACAAAAATCTATCCCAGGTTATAAATATTATGGTTCATTAAATAAAAGTGGTGTACCTGGAAATGCAACTATAATAATGGGTATTTTATCAGCTCTTTATGCTTTGTCTGGTCAATTTAACTTATTAACTGACTTATCAATGTTTGCAATTTGGTCTTTTTACGTATTAACATTTATAGGTGTAATTCTGCTTCGCCAAAGACAACCTGAATTAGATAGACCATATAAAGTTCCTTTATATCCGGTAATACCAATAATAGCTATTGCTGGAGGTTTATTTGTTGTCGTAAATCAATTATTATTTGCCGGCATGGAAAACACCCTAATATCTTTAGGAGGAGTAATTGTTACTTTAATAGGACTCCCTCTTTACTCTTTAGCGCAAAAACAAGTAAATAATGATGATAAAGCTGCTTAAATTAAAAACATAAAATAGCATGATAAATACATATTTATCATGCTATTTTACATTAGATCACTTCTTTTTTCTCATATAAAAACCTAGTAATAAAGTATGAAATAAGTAGTATTAATATTGTTAGTATTCCACTAAAAAGATTAACGTTTATTTCACTTAATTTGTTAAGTATTTTCATAACTGTTTGCATATCATCAACAGCTAAAGATGGTATCATCACAATAATCATAAATATAAATATCATTGCCATTCTACCCTTTTTCATTCCAAAATATAACAAAACCGGAATTAATACTGATATTAAAGTAACAGCACTTATTATGCCAATATATAAAATTATTTTATAATCAATTCCGCTTAAATCAACTAAATTTACTTTATTAGATATAAAAAATATGAAAGAACATAGTATACTAGCCCCAACAATAGTAAATATACAGAAAACATATCTAGAAATAACATATTCATTCTTTGTAACAGGTAAGTGAGAAATCATATAATCTATTCCATAGGAATCTTCATATGCCATAGTTTGATATGCTATAACATAAGTAATCATTCCCATTAGCATCGTTGAAAAGCTAGGATTAATTAAAGATGCAGCACCAAATGCAACCAATACAAATAAAGCCATTTTTTTTACTGAAAGAAAATTATTGAAGCTTAAATTCACTAAATTCATTACGTTTCTCATTACTTTTTCCCCCTTGTATAATAAGTTAATATGTCTTCCAAGTTAGGCTTGTCATAAACTGCCTCTTCACCAAATAGCTCATATGCTTTTTCTTTATTTTTTACTAATCCTTCGAATCCAAAGCTATTTTTATTAACTGATATAAATATATCTTTTGTTTCTTTTTGTAATAACTCATTATTTCCTTTTACTATAATATGATTTTGTAAAATGCTATCTTTATCATCAGCTAAGAAAATTCTTCCCTTATAAATGAATACTAAGTAATCTCCTATTTTATCTAAGTCACTAGTTATGTGAGTTGAGAAAAATACTGTAGCATTATCCTCATCTATTCTTTCTTGTAACATTTCTAGTACTTCATTTCTAACTAAAGGATCCAAATTAGCTGTAGGCTCATCCATTATAATTATTTTAGGACGATGGGATAAAGTCATTACTATTTCAAATTTTTTTTGTTGACCTTTAGATAGTTCTTTATAAATCTTATTTTCATCTAATTGAAATTCTTTCATATATCTATTATAAAGTTTTTCATCCCAGTTTTCATAAAATAAACAAAGAGATTTTTTTATCCTACTTAATTTTGATTCTTGTAAATATCCATTAAATTCACCCACATATCCTATATGCTCTTTTAAAGATAAATCATCCCCTTTATATTCTTGATTAAACAACTTAACACTTCCACCGTCTCTTTTTAACATATTAAGTATTAGTTTAATTGTAGTTGTTTTTCCAGATCCATTCGGACCAATAAATCCTGTAACAAAGCCTTCTGGTATTTTTAAATCTTCTATTGTTAAAGAAAAATTATCAAAATTTTTTCTTAAATTGTTAATTTCAATTGCATTCATTTTAAACCTCCTCATAAATACTTTTAATAATTTCCATAAAATCTTTTTCATTTATTCCCATTTTTTTTGCACTTAGAATTATTTCTTCTAACTTACTTTCCATCTCAAATATTGCTGCTTCTTTTAATCTTTCTGTGCTTTGACTACATACATAACTACCTTTGCCTGCAACGGTTTGTATATATCCTTCTTTTTCTAATTCTTCATAAGCCCTTTTTGTTGTAATTATACTTACCTTTAATTCTTTAGCCAAAGATCTTATGGATGGTAGCAATTCCTCACTATTTAAGTCTCCACTTAAAATCTGTGACTTAATTTGATTTTGAATTTGTTCATAAAGTGGAACTGCTGAAGAGTTACTTATAATTATATTCAACTACTATTGCCTCCTTTCATACATAAGATATGTATATAAGTGTTTATATCAGTTTATAACTGTATATATTTATTATATACATATAGTAACTGTTTTGTTATACCTTGTCAACTATAAAAAAATCTCCTTTGAAATTAATCAAAGGAGATTTCTAATTATAATAAGTTTTCTTTATATTCATTTTCTTTAAAACCAATTAAAACTTTTTTATTATCTACTAATAAAGGTCTTTTTATAAGCTTTCCATCACTTACAAGTATATCAAGCATTTCATCTTCGCTTGCAGTCTTTAATACTTCTTTAAGTCCTAATTCTCTATATTTTACCCCACTTGTATTAAAGAATTTTTTTAATTCATATCCACTTTCTTCATAAATTTTTTTCATTTCTTCTTTTGTGGGTGGTGTATCTACTAAATCTATTTCTTCAAAGTTTATATTATTTTCCTTAAGCCAATTCTTGGCTTTTCTTGCTGTAGATCATTTCTTGTATCCATAAAGCTTCATATTATTATTCCTTTCTGTCATAAAAATTCCACGGCACCAATTCAACTTCTCCATAAGATCTTTCTTTTAATCTATTGGAGTACTCACCTTTATAGTTTATTAAATGTAGTGTAACCAATTCCACATATCTTATGGCAATTTGAATTATATTCCACATATCTTCCACATGAAGAGTTGCTCTATTTCTTTTTCTACTTGGATGAACTATTTTATTCCTAAAATAAGTAATTAAATCTACTCCATCTAAAAATTTACTTTGAATATATTCATCAAATAAATAAAGTTCTTCCTTTCCTGTAGGAATTTTACAATTATTAAGCAACATTCTAATATTTGTGGATGATAAATTTTCATCAAACTCTTCATCACTTAAAATCTTTTGTTGCTCAACTAAAACCACATAGGATAAAGTTTCAAGTGCAATTTGCATGGAAATAATATTGTTTTCAATTGTAGTATTACCCAATGTTTCTATGTACCAATCAATAACTTGTTTAATAGCATGTCCATAATATATATCATTTAATCTTTTACACATTAACGTCATATATTTTTCTATATTATGGTTATTAGCTATGGTATCCTTCCAATTAGGTACAAATCTAAAAGGGCTTACTATACATTCTCTACATAGTCTAAATATGTTATTGTTTAGCTCATACCCTTTAACTATGCATATATCAACATATCTTCCACACATAAAGCTAAGTGCCATAGATATGTTATCCAACACATCGTTTATATTATTGGTCTTAAATAAACTGTTGTCTTTCTTTTTCATTCTTCCGATGTGGGTAATTATAGTTCCAGATTTATCTTTTAGTTCACGATTTAGTTCCTTAGTAAAATCATATCTTTTATCAATGGTTACTTCTAAATCACCTATATTAAATTCCATCCTCCCAGCAAATAACTTATCTTCGTGCATTATGAGTTTGCCTGAATATCTATCAAGATTTACTATATAAAAATCTATACTATCTACGAAATAGTTCTTTGACTTAATATATCCATCATTAATGTAACCTTCTAAGAATAAATCACTGGATACTGTTACAGTTACGTTTATCGGTTTATAACCATAAACTTCTAATATAGCGTTATCATAATCTAGAGTTATATCTACATCATAATCTTTTCTTGATAAAACTTTTCCTTTAAAGTTTATAGACATGGGAGTGGTCATTTTATAAAATACTTTTCCGTAGCATTTATATTTTTTATTATATAAGTAAACACAAAATCTTCCTTCATGGATACTAATATCTTCGCTTACATCATAATCTAAATAATCTAAAGATATAGCATCTTTAAGTGATTTCATAACTACTCCACCTTTTCTAATATATTAAATTTTATTATATCATAATAAATATATTCATTGTTGATAAAATTCTATTATATACAAGAACAGATTAGAAATAACTCTAATCTGTTCTAGATACTTAGCATTTAGCTAAACATTCCTTTTTATTTTCCTCTGGCTCTTTAGCTTTGTAATCATTAATATCTATTTTAGTCATTTCATTTTTATTCATTGTATTAAATGCCTTTGATAACATTAATTTTATTCTATTTATTTGATTTACCTCACTTGCCGATGGGTCATAATCTATTGGAATTATATTTGCATCTTTATATCTTCTCTTTAATTCCTTAATAGATCCTTTTCCAATTATATGATTTGGTAAACATCCAAAAGGTTGCATACAGATAACATTTTTCACATCATCTTCTATAAGTTCTATCATTTCACCTGTTAATAACCATCCTTCTCCTGTTTGATTCCCAAGAGATACTACTTCAGAGGCTTTCTTTGCCAAATCTCTAATATCTTTTGGAGTGGAAAATCTTTTACTTTCTTTTAATGATTTCATATAAGTTTTTTGATAAAAGTTAGCAATTTTAATAAATACTTTAGCTCCTATTGTTGATTTCTTACTTCCTTCTAAATATTTACTTTTGAAAAGTGTATTTACAGACCAAGCAGTAAAGAAATTAATAAGTTCTGGCATTACCGCTTCTGCACCTTCTTTTTCCAATATATCTACAACATTATTATTTGCTGTTGGATGAAATTTAACCAAAATTTCACCTACTAATCCTACACGTGGTTTAGTGATATTTATTATTTCTAAGTTATCAAAGTCTTTTACTATATTTCTTATATTATTTTTAAACTCTGAAAATCTACCATTTTTTACAGATTCTTTGCATTTAATTACCCATTTATCATAAAGCTTATTAGTACTTCCCTTTATAGCTTCATAAGGCCTTACCCTGTATACTACCTTCATTAATAAATCTCCATAAATGGAACTCATAATAGTTCGGTGAATTAGTTTTAATGATATGTTATCCATTACACCATTATCCTCTATATTATTTACACTTAGTGATATAACTGGTATATCCTTAAAACCTGCCTCATATAATCCCTTTCTTAAGAAACCAATATAATTAGTTGCCCTACATCCTCCACCTGTTTGAGTAATAGCTACAGACGTATTATTTAAATCATATTCACCCGATTTTAAAGCCTTTATTAATTGACCTATTACAATTATCGCTGGATAACAAGCATCATTATGTACATATTTTAGCCCTTCTTCTATTACTTCTCTATTGGTATCTTGAAGTATTACTAAATTCCATCCACAAGAATTAAAAGCTTCTTGTAAAAATTGAAAATGTACAGGAGACATTTGAGGTGCAAGTAGAGTATGTTTCATATTAAGCTTTGTATTTTTAACATAAGGTATCTTCTTAATCTCTATATTTTCCGCTCTTATGTTATTTTCTTCTCT
Proteins encoded:
- the larE gene encoding ATP-dependent sacrificial sulfur transferase LarE — its product is MDKILNDKLNLLTNNLKEMKKVAIAYSGGVDSNFLLKVAKDVLGENVMAITISAMMHSSREIEESVNYAKEYGVNHVLCNIDNLDSQEFIENGPLRCYHCKKFVFSKIKEIASEHNIKYILDGTNLSDLDDYRPGLKALDELNIISPLKNAKLSKEEIRILSKELNVATYKKPSFSCLATRIPVGDKITKEKLRMIEEGENFLQDNNFSQYRVRVHDNIARIEVDKKEICKFYDDDMINKVNLKFKEIGFKYVTLDLNGYKMGSMN
- the alr gene encoding alanine racemase, yielding MIIKSGTWAEINLNSIGYNLKEIKNSLKENMKICCVVKANAYGCGSVKVSKYLEDKNIDFFAVARIEEGLELRNNDINLPILCLGYTDIHMIKEAIEKDISITVYNLEYAKKIDEIGKKLNKRAKVHIKVDTGMSRLGFLAKEATKYIKEINNFKNIYIEGIFTHFAKADEKDKTTTLIQLKRYEKVIEELTNLNINIPIKHVANSAAIIDLNKDLFNMVRIGIILYGYYPSDEVNRDIELKPCLKLKSAVTNVKILDENVGISYGHIYKTSEKSKIVTISIGYADGFNRIQRNPKVSIKGEILEVVGRVCMDQCMVKAPLDMNIEIGDEVTIIDNDIREISAEENAKRNDTINYEVLCMINRRVTRVYKENEKVYSVNYLLQ
- a CDS encoding APC family permease codes for the protein MSQKLQKNLGLAAALSTVVGMVIGGGVFFKPQAVYTLTGGAPGLGVLAWFLAGILTITAGLTAAEVSAAIPRTGGMMVYIEEIYGKKLGMLTGWMQSALFFPATIAALAVMFGNQTCILLGLNESIAIPISIATVLLISILNTFGSKTSGIIQTVATIAKLVPLAIIIVFGFIKGGGGNPIATPLVAEGVSPASVIGQVLIAILFAYDGWINVGAIAGEMKNPGKDLPKAIVGGLSVTMAVYIVINIAYLWVLPADQIAQFANPASAVAQVLFGEIGGKVVTAGILISVFGCMNGYLLTGPRVLYTLGSQKSLPGYKIVGALNKNNVPAKATLIMGVLSSLYALSGQFNLLSDLSMFAVWSFYVLTFIGVIILRKKQPDLHRPYKVPMYPFIPMIAIAGGLFVVLNQLLFAGITNTIISLGGVLVTLAGLPLYNIAQKQVAKENNSNDLNKVA
- a CDS encoding amino acid permease, whose translation is MSQKLQKNLGLTAALSTVIGMVIGGGVFFKPQAVYALTGGEPGLGMIAWVVAGVITIAAGLTAAEISAAIPKTGGMMVYIEEVYGKKLGVLTGWMQCALFFPATVAALAVMFGNQSATLIGNKNLIVPITLGVILLISVLNTLSSKTTGLIQIIATVCKLIPLVLIIIFGFIKGNGNNPITSPLVGSGVSTGSIIGQLLIAILFAYDGWINVGAIAGEMKNPGKDLPKAIVGGLAFVMVVYIIINVAYLWVLPASELARFDSPASAVAEVIFGPIGGKLITTGILISVFGCINGYLLTAPRVLYTLGQQKSIPGYKYYGSLNKSGVPGNATIIMGILSALYALSGQFNLLTDLSMFAIWSFYVLTFIGVILLRQRQPELDRPYKVPLYPVIPIIAIAGGLFVVVNQLLFAGMENTLISLGGVIVTLIGLPLYSLAQKQVNNDDKAA
- a CDS encoding ABC-2 transporter permease, translating into MRNVMNLVNLSFNNFLSVKKMALFVLVAFGAASLINPSFSTMLMGMITYVIAYQTMAYEDSYGIDYMISHLPVTKNEYVISRYVFCIFTIVGASILCSFIFFISNKVNLVDLSGIDYKIILYIGIISAVTLISVLIPVLLYFGMKKGRMAMIFIFMIIVMIPSLAVDDMQTVMKILNKLSEINVNLFSGILTILILLISYFITRFLYEKKEVI
- a CDS encoding ABC transporter ATP-binding protein is translated as MNAIEINNLRKNFDNFSLTIEDLKIPEGFVTGFIGPNGSGKTTTIKLILNMLKRDGGSVKLFNQEYKGDDLSLKEHIGYVGEFNGYLQESKLSRIKKSLCLFYENWDEKLYNRYMKEFQLDENKIYKELSKGQQKKFEIVMTLSHRPKIIIMDEPTANLDPLVRNEVLEMLQERIDEDNATVFFSTHITSDLDKIGDYLVFIYKGRIFLADDKDSILQNHIIVKGNNELLQKETKDIFISVNKNSFGFEGLVKNKEKAYELFGEEAVYDKPNLEDILTYYTRGKK
- a CDS encoding GntR family transcriptional regulator, with amino-acid sequence MNIIISNSSAVPLYEQIQNQIKSQILSGDLNSEELLPSIRSLAKELKVSIITTKRAYEELEKEGYIQTVAGKGSYVCSQSTERLKEAAIFEMESKLEEIILSAKKMGINEKDFMEIIKSIYEEV